One window of the Mixophyes fleayi isolate aMixFle1 chromosome 6, aMixFle1.hap1, whole genome shotgun sequence genome contains the following:
- the LOC142095246 gene encoding E3 ubiquitin/ISG15 ligase TRIM25-like yields MALTGLRDELICSICLSTYTDPVTLRCGHNFCWVCITQVLDNTGLQGPYTCPACRKRFSERPALHKNTTLCNIVQHLQPVPSERMMGVIFCTYCIEVLVPAAKSCLLCEASLCSDHLSVHNKSREHVLTEPTMFSKNSRCSLHRKVLDYFCFKDSTCVYCQTVAHRKDQAGQQTYPIDKESLKNDLVELTSQREGIVDSIHRLQLHTMEVQKNAADYLAQTTAIFVDINKQLQMLEKRILNEILRQEEQVLLSTSNMTVQLMLKKSALSQQISKKQALYNVVSTMHLSQVSKPESTELADEEKEEAESGLETWDEKFRAVGDLVGVLISETLHRDLIDIVTNVNPLFHGQEAADVLLDADTAGWDVVVSADKRTASCSRLKRQRPKNTEHLQYFNQVVSASSFPPGRYYWEVETGKTGSWRIGVAYPSAGREILKSRIGDNDKSWCLCKAVNQYSVIHDSRKNVLSKNVLCSKLGIYLNIWAGTLSFYELGDPIEHLYTFSTTFTEPLIVALCVGIRGRMTIKSKRFQSL; encoded by the coding sequence ATGGCACTCACCGGTCTGAGAGACGAGTTGATTTGCTCCATATGCCTGAGTActtatacagatcctgtaacatTGAGATGCGGGCATAATTTCTGTTGGGTCTGCATTACACAGGTGCTAGATAACACAGGTCTTCAGGGTCCTTATACCTGTCCTGCATGTAGAAAAAGATTTAGTGAAAGACCAGCACTTCATAAGAACACCACTTTGTGTAACATAGTGCAACATTTGCAACCTGTTCCATCGGAACGAATGATGGGTGTTATCTTCTGCACATATTGTATTGAGGTCCTCGTGCCAGCTGCAAAGTCGTGTCTTTTGTGTGAGGCTTCCCTGTGCAGTGATCATCTGAGTGTGCACAATAAGTCTCGTGAACACGTTTTAACTGAACCCACAATGTTCTCCAAGAACAGTAGATGTTCCTTGCACAGAAAGGTTTTGGATTATTTCTGCTTTAAGGACTCAACATGTGTTTACTGCCAAACTGTAGCGCACAGAAAAGATCAAGCAGGTCAACAGACCTATCCCATTGATAAAGAGAGTTTGAAGAATGACCTAGTGGAACTGACTTCACAGAGAGAGGGGATTGTGGATAGCATTCATCGTCTTCAGCTCCACACAATGGAAGTACAGAAAAATGCGGCCGATTATTTAGCGCAGACAACAGCTATATTTGTAGACATCAACAAACAGCTACAGATGCTAGAGAAGCGGATCCTAAATGAGATATTGCGCCAGGAGGAGCAAGTTTTGCTTTCGACCTCTAATATGACTGTGCAACTGATGTTAAAGAAGAGCGCGCTGTCCCAACAGATTTCGAAAAAGCAGGCGCTCTACAATGTGGTTAGCACAATGCATCTATCTCAAGTATCTAAGCCTGAGAGTACGGAACTTGCTGACGAAGAGAAGGAAGAAGCTGAGAGTGGACTTGAGACATGGGATGAGAAGTTCCGCGCTGTAGGCGATTTGGTTGGCGTCCTCATCTCAGAGACTTTACATAGAGACTTAATTGATATTGTCACTAATGTAAACCCTCTTTTCCATGGACAAGAGGCTGCAGATGTGTTACTGGATGCAGACACGGCTGGATGGGATGTAGTTGTTTCAGCTGACAAGAGAACCGCATCCTGTTCAAGGCTGAAACGCCAACGCCCAAAAAACACTGAGCATCTGCAATACTTTAATCAAGTAGTGAGTGCCAGCAGTTTCCCCCCAGGGAGATATTACTGGGAAGTTGAGACCGGCAAAACTGGAAGCTGGAGGATAGGGGTAGCTTACCCAAGTGCAGGAAGGGAGATTCTGAAGTCCAGAATTGGAGACAACGATAAGTCCTGGTGCTTGTGCAAGGCAGTGAATCAGTATTCAGTGATACACGACAGTAGGAAAAACGTCTTGTCTAAGAATGTTTTGTGCTCAAAGTTAGGAATATATCTGAACATTTGGGCTGGGACTCTGTCCTTTTATGAGTTGGGCGATCCAATTGAGCACTTGTACACCTTCTCTACCACTTTTACTGAGCCTCTTATCGTTGCCCTATGTGTCGGGATACGAGGCCGGATGACAATTAAGAGCAAGAGATTCCAGTCTTTATAA